A region from the bacterium genome encodes:
- a CDS encoding sodium-translocating pyrophosphatase: MEGIGIQIFTILSALFAIIVTVFLSKGIMRRKEGTPEMIEIAQAIRVGAKAYLVRQYKGVSIFFAIVFVLLLILTTLGYMSIFVPFAFIVGGFFSALSGYIGMTIATNSSARTTSAAKNSINEALQVAFSSGLVMGLIVVGLALLFIGVGYSLVRWTYQTDINQIASIMVCFGMGASAQALFARVGGGIFTKGADVGADLVGKVESGIPEDDPRNPAVIADNVGDNVGDIAGMGADLYESYVGSILATMALAVTAGLGWKGISLPLAISALGILASVIGAFFVRVKEDATQANLLMALRKGLYGASIIVIIASYFAIATILPDYKRLFGSLICGVVAGLLIGFFTEYYTSDEYPPTKNVAKSSLTGHATVIIEGLATGMASTAIPVIIIVLATIGAFLSAGGFNNTEIGLYGIGLAGVGLLSTLGISLATDSYGPVADNAGGNAEMSHQPPFVRQRTDALDSLGNTTAATGKGFAIGSAALTTLALIAAFNQQVEMFGGNMDLSVMNVRLLAGIFIGAMYPMYFSSMAMRAVGRTAQDIVEEVRRQFKEIKGIMEGKAKPDYAKAVDICTRSAQREILVPSAITILLPIVVGLLLGTEALLGLLVGALTSGFVVAIMMANAGASWDNAKKHIEAGNFGGKGTDAHKAAVTGDTVGDPFKDTAGPSLNILIKLMSIVAIVFANFIVKNSLFK; encoded by the coding sequence ATGGAAGGAATAGGTATTCAGATATTTACAATTCTTAGCGCCCTTTTTGCTATCATTGTTACTGTTTTTCTTTCTAAAGGCATTATGAGAAGAAAAGAAGGAACCCCAGAAATGATAGAAATAGCTCAAGCAATAAGAGTTGGAGCAAAAGCCTATCTTGTTAGGCAATACAAAGGTGTTAGCATATTTTTTGCTATAGTATTTGTGTTGCTTCTCATATTAACAACATTAGGCTATATGAGTATTTTTGTACCTTTTGCTTTTATTGTTGGTGGATTTTTTTCAGCTCTAAGCGGATATATTGGAATGACCATTGCAACAAACTCTTCCGCTCGAACAACTTCTGCTGCAAAAAACTCTATAAACGAAGCTCTACAGGTAGCGTTTTCTTCAGGACTGGTTATGGGTCTTATAGTGGTAGGACTTGCTCTCCTTTTCATTGGAGTTGGTTATTCATTAGTAAGATGGACTTATCAGACTGATATTAATCAAATTGCGTCAATAATGGTATGTTTTGGTATGGGCGCAAGTGCACAAGCCCTCTTTGCAAGGGTAGGTGGAGGTATTTTCACAAAAGGAGCAGATGTTGGAGCTGACCTTGTTGGCAAAGTAGAATCTGGCATACCAGAAGACGACCCAAGAAATCCAGCAGTTATAGCTGATAACGTTGGAGATAACGTTGGAGATATTGCTGGGATGGGTGCAGACCTTTATGAATCTTATGTTGGTTCTATTCTTGCAACTATGGCTCTTGCTGTTACTGCAGGGTTAGGATGGAAAGGTATTTCATTACCTCTTGCAATATCTGCCCTCGGTATTTTGGCTTCTGTGATAGGTGCTTTCTTTGTACGAGTTAAAGAAGACGCCACTCAAGCAAACCTACTTATGGCGTTAAGAAAAGGGCTTTATGGGGCTTCAATAATAGTTATTATTGCTTCATACTTTGCAATAGCAACAATACTTCCTGACTATAAAAGACTGTTTGGTTCTTTGATTTGCGGAGTTGTAGCAGGGTTACTTATAGGATTTTTTACCGAGTATTACACTTCAGACGAGTACCCACCAACAAAAAATGTAGCAAAATCTTCTCTTACAGGACACGCAACAGTTATTATAGAAGGGTTGGCGACTGGTATGGCTTCTACTGCTATCCCTGTAATAATTATTGTTTTAGCAACAATAGGTGCTTTCCTTTCTGCAGGAGGTTTTAACAATACAGAGATAGGGCTTTACGGTATCGGTTTGGCAGGGGTTGGACTACTTAGCACTTTAGGTATATCTCTGGCTACAGATTCCTATGGACCAGTTGCAGATAACGCTGGCGGTAACGCTGAAATGTCTCATCAGCCTCCATTTGTAAGACAGAGAACAGATGCTCTTGATTCTCTCGGAAACACAACAGCAGCAACTGGTAAAGGGTTTGCCATAGGTTCTGCTGCATTAACCACTCTTGCTCTTATTGCAGCTTTTAATCAGCAGGTTGAAATGTTCGGCGGAAATATGGATTTATCTGTAATGAATGTTCGGCTTCTTGCTGGTATTTTTATAGGTGCTATGTATCCTATGTACTTCTCTTCTATGGCAATGAGAGCTGTTGGAAGAACAGCACAAGATATTGTTGAAGAGGTAAGAAGACAGTTTAAAGAAATTAAAGGAATTATGGAAGGTAAAGCAAAACCAGATTACGCAAAAGCAGTTGATATATGCACCCGTTCAGCTCAAAGAGAAATTCTTGTCCCATCAGCTATAACAATATTGCTTCCTATAGTAGTAGGTCTTCTATTAGGCACAGAAGCTCTGTTAGGATTGCTTGTAGGCGCTCTTACAAGTGGTTTTGTTGTAGCAATTATGATGGCAAACGCTGGAGCCTCATGGGATAATGCTAAAAAACATATTGAGGCAGGTAACTTTGGTGGAAAAGGAACAGATGCTCATAAAGCAGCAGTAACTGGTGACACAGTTGGTGACCCGTTTAAAGATACTGCAGGACCATCTTTAAATATCCTTATAAAATTGATGTCAATTGTTGCAATAGTTTTTGCCAACTTTATCGTTAAAAACTCTTTGTTTAAATAA
- the ruvX gene encoding Holliday junction resolvase RuvX — protein sequence MRILGLDIGDKRIGVAVSDEDKTLARGIENIVRDGSEVKKISHLIEKYKIESIVYGLPLRMDGSMSGQTEKSLALISLLQKTISIPFIPFDERLSSKQADSILLEANLSRKKRKKVIDKLAAQIILQNYLDSQRELKEDDF from the coding sequence ATGAGAATATTAGGACTTGATATTGGAGATAAAAGAATAGGTGTAGCTGTTAGCGATGAAGATAAAACTTTAGCAAGAGGTATAGAGAATATTGTTCGAGATGGTAGTGAAGTAAAAAAAATTAGTCATCTTATAGAAAAATACAAGATTGAAAGTATCGTCTACGGTCTACCTTTAAGAATGGACGGGTCAATGAGTGGGCAGACAGAAAAATCTTTAGCTCTAATTTCTCTTTTACAAAAAACTATTAGTATCCCTTTTATTCCTTTTGATGAACGCCTCTCATCTAAACAGGCAGATTCCATACTATTGGAAGCAAACTTGAGTAGGAAAAAGAGAAAAAAGGTTATAGATAAACTAGCTGCTCAAATAATTTTACAAAACTACCTTGATTCTCAGAGAGAATTAAAAGAAGATGATTTTTAA
- the pth gene encoding aminoacyl-tRNA hydrolase produces the protein MKIFIGLGNPGLKYQDTRHNIGFEVINSIRNKYSPKDVIKTDYCKGWIVSIAGKETVIAKPKTFVNESGVAVKKLYDRFGGSIDDYIVIHDDLDIEVGKIKIVNNKGAGGHNGISSVISELNSKDFFRIRVGIGRDIEEASYINYVLSSFKTEEKPLIEEAVKLATMACEEMVRSSTAKAMTIYNK, from the coding sequence ATGAAGATTTTTATAGGGCTTGGCAACCCTGGGCTAAAATACCAAGACACCAGACACAATATTGGTTTTGAAGTAATTAACTCTATTAGGAACAAATATTCTCCTAAAGATGTTATTAAAACAGATTATTGTAAAGGGTGGATAGTATCAATAGCAGGGAAAGAAACTGTAATTGCCAAACCAAAAACGTTTGTAAATGAAAGCGGTGTAGCTGTAAAAAAATTGTATGACCGTTTTGGTGGCTCTATTGACGACTATATTGTTATACACGATGACCTTGATATAGAAGTTGGCAAAATAAAGATTGTTAACAATAAAGGAGCAGGAGGACATAACGGGATTAGTTCTGTTATTTCTGAACTAAATAGCAAAGATTTTTTTAGAATAAGAGTAGGTATTGGTAGAGATATAGAAGAAGCATCTTATATCAATTATGTGCTTTCTTCGTTTAAAACAGAAGAAAAACCTTTAATAGAAGAGGCTGTCAAACTTGCCACTATGGCTTGCGAAGAAATGGTTAGAAGTAGCACAGCAAAAGCAATGACCATTTACAACAAATAA
- the folP gene encoding dihydropteroate synthase has protein sequence MLKNVWKISDKVQLNTLSFKVMGVVNITDDSFYSKSRCKDIDTAVKTALRMAEEGADIIDVGGESTRPGSCRTLVEEEIKKVVPLIKLLSENLDIPISCDTYKAQVAEKAIEAGASIINDISAFSLDQNLLSVVKNTKCGYILMHMQGTPDNMQTTPYYNDVIKEILEFFEKKLNLMQDKGISPEKVVIDPGIGFGKRLEDNLKLIKQLDRFQKLGRPICVGTSRKSFIGKILNGVGTEERLEGSLASMVVAYIGGGRIFRTHDVKETVRVLRVTESILF, from the coding sequence ATGCTGAAAAATGTATGGAAGATTTCAGATAAGGTACAACTAAACACCTTGAGTTTTAAGGTTATGGGTGTTGTTAATATAACCGACGACTCTTTCTATAGTAAAAGCAGGTGTAAAGATATTGATACTGCCGTTAAGACTGCTTTGCGAATGGCGGAAGAAGGTGCCGATATTATAGATGTTGGTGGCGAATCTACACGCCCTGGTAGTTGTCGGACTTTGGTTGAAGAAGAGATTAAAAAGGTTGTTCCTCTAATAAAACTTCTTTCAGAAAATCTCGATATACCTATCTCCTGTGATACATATAAAGCACAAGTTGCAGAAAAAGCAATAGAAGCAGGGGCATCTATAATAAACGATATTTCTGCCTTTTCACTGGACCAAAACCTCCTATCTGTAGTAAAAAATACCAAGTGTGGGTATATTCTTATGCATATGCAAGGAACACCTGACAATATGCAAACCACCCCTTATTATAATGATGTTATCAAGGAAATATTAGAGTTTTTTGAAAAAAAACTTAACCTTATGCAAGATAAAGGTATTTCACCTGAAAAGGTAGTTATAGATCCAGGTATAGGGTTTGGAAAGAGATTAGAAGATAACCTTAAACTTATAAAACAACTTGATAGGTTTCAAAAGTTAGGTAGACCTATATGTGTTGGTACATCCAGAAAATCTTTTATTGGCAAAATTTTAAATGGAGTTGGTACTGAGGAAAGGCTCGAAGGTTCTCTTGCTTCAATGGTTGTGGCTTATATTGGTGGTGGGAGGATTTTTAGGACTCACGATGTTAAAGAGACAGTAAGAGTTTTGAGGGTGACAGAATCCATACTTTTTTAA
- a CDS encoding class II aldolase/adducin family protein, with protein MEKSRRELTLYGKKIVEKGLVAGPGGNISVRVGEYVLLSPSGFFLDEVKEDEWVRVHLESGEIDGTLRPTCEISMHLGVYITRKDVNAIVHTHPSVTVGLISAGVELRPLFPDYVALLGKEIPIIDYVLPGSEKIRIEVSKSLETSNVVLLKNHGAVCVGETLKEAFTRSWLVEEVAKSVFVGCLTGKLRYLNKEEIEELENMEAEDYRKSLLKLRK; from the coding sequence ATGGAAAAAAGTAGAAGAGAGTTGACTTTATACGGTAAAAAGATAGTTGAAAAAGGTCTTGTAGCTGGTCCAGGTGGCAATATTAGCGTAAGAGTGGGAGAGTATGTGCTTCTTTCACCGAGCGGATTTTTTCTTGACGAAGTAAAGGAAGACGAGTGGGTTAGAGTTCATCTTGAGTCTGGAGAGATTGATGGTACCCTTAGACCAACCTGCGAGATATCTATGCATTTGGGGGTATATATAACAAGAAAAGATGTTAATGCTATTGTTCATACCCATCCTTCTGTAACTGTTGGTTTAATATCTGCAGGTGTTGAGTTGAGACCACTTTTTCCAGATTATGTGGCTTTACTTGGTAAAGAAATTCCTATAATAGATTATGTTTTACCTGGGAGCGAAAAAATTAGAATAGAGGTATCAAAATCTTTAGAAACAAGTAATGTTGTGCTTTTAAAAAACCACGGAGCTGTCTGTGTTGGAGAAACTTTAAAAGAAGCGTTTACAAGAAGTTGGCTTGTTGAAGAAGTTGCAAAATCTGTGTTTGTTGGATGTTTAACTGGGAAACTCAGGTATCTAAATAAAGAAGAGATAGAAGAACTTGAAAATATGGAAGCAGAAGATTATAGAAAATCTCTATTGAAATTAAGAAAATAA
- the tyrS gene encoding tyrosine--tRNA ligase, which yields MKEIEKQLNIIKRNTVEVIEENELKNKIEKSLLTNIPLRVKYGIDPTSPDIHLGHTVPIKKLRELQILGHKIFFLIGDFTAKIGDPTGRNETRPILSDEDIKRNLLRYREQAGKILDLEKTEFVYNSSWLASLTLENMINLTSIFTIAQILERDDFSKRYKENKPIFMQEFLYPLLQGYDSFALNADIEVGATEQKFNLLAGRTIQESMGQSKQVVITMPILVGTDGKMKMSKSYCNHIPVEAEPSEMFGKIMSITDGVMEEYYRLLTSVKEEEFKPIISCDPRKAKAQLACEVLKEYFGEEKAKQAEKEFDRIFKEKQAPSVIPECCVKNEICDDAGTILIIDLICSTGLVSSRSEARRLVIQKAVKLDDVVINDPLERVKVEEGQILKVGKRKFAKIKLG from the coding sequence ATGAAAGAAATAGAAAAACAGTTAAATATTATTAAAAGAAATACAGTTGAAGTCATAGAAGAGAATGAACTTAAGAACAAAATTGAAAAGTCTCTCCTTACCAATATTCCTCTACGTGTAAAATATGGTATTGACCCTACCTCTCCTGATATACATCTTGGGCATACAGTGCCTATAAAAAAATTAAGAGAACTACAAATATTAGGTCATAAAATCTTTTTTCTTATAGGGGATTTTACAGCAAAAATAGGCGACCCAACAGGACGAAACGAAACCAGACCTATCCTTTCGGATGAGGATATCAAACGAAACCTATTGAGATATAGGGAACAGGCAGGTAAAATACTTGATCTTGAGAAGACAGAGTTTGTATATAATTCCAGTTGGCTTGCATCTCTTACCCTTGAAAATATGATAAACCTAACCTCTATTTTTACAATAGCTCAGATTTTAGAAAGAGACGATTTTTCTAAGCGATATAAAGAGAATAAACCTATCTTTATGCAGGAATTTTTATATCCATTACTTCAGGGGTATGACTCTTTTGCTTTAAACGCAGATATAGAAGTTGGGGCGACTGAACAGAAGTTTAACCTTCTTGCTGGTAGAACCATACAGGAATCAATGGGGCAATCTAAACAGGTTGTTATAACTATGCCCATTCTTGTGGGAACAGATGGGAAGATGAAAATGAGTAAATCCTACTGTAACCATATACCTGTTGAAGCTGAGCCGAGTGAAATGTTTGGTAAAATAATGTCTATAACCGATGGTGTGATGGAAGAATATTATAGGCTTTTGACTAGTGTGAAAGAAGAAGAATTTAAGCCTATTATTTCTTGTGACCCAAGAAAGGCAAAAGCACAACTTGCCTGTGAGGTATTAAAAGAGTATTTCGGAGAAGAAAAAGCTAAGCAAGCTGAAAAAGAGTTTGATAGAATTTTTAAAGAAAAACAAGCGCCTTCAGTTATACCTGAATGTTGTGTTAAGAATGAAATTTGTGATGATGCTGGCACTATTTTGATTATAGACCTTATATGTTCTACTGGACTGGTATCTTCAAGGTCAGAAGCCAGAAGACTGGTTATACAGAAAGCTGTAAAGCTGGATGATGTTGTTATAAACGACCCGTTAGAAAGAGTAAAAGTAGAGGAAGGTCAGATTTTGAAGGTAGGCAAAAGAAAGTTTGCCAAAATTAAGTTAGGTTAA
- a CDS encoding NADP-dependent malic enzyme, protein MNNNVYEQSLLLHKKTKGKIALQSKVPLKDSNDLSLAYTPGVAEPCRKINADKSLVYDYTSKWNTVAVVSDGSAVLGLGNIGAEASLPVMEGKSILFKEFGGVDAFPICISSQKTEDIIQTVTLISPGFGGINLEDISAPRCFQIEQALIDTLDIPIFHDDQHGTAIVVLSALLNALKVVEKQLSEVKIVINGAGAAGIAVSKFIHFAGARKIMLCDTRGIICKDRKENMNFAKEDALKYLIPSKEGTLSDAMEQADVFIGLSGPDTVTGDMVKKMASGSIILALSNPVPEIMPEDAAKAGATVIGTGRSDMPNQINNLLAFPGIFRGVFDSRAKKITENMKLAASKAIAEYVPENKLNADYIMPSALDKVVPLKVAEKVAKAWLEEN, encoded by the coding sequence ATGAATAACAATGTATACGAACAGTCTCTCCTGTTGCACAAGAAAACAAAAGGGAAGATAGCGTTACAATCAAAAGTACCTCTTAAAGATTCAAACGATTTATCGCTTGCATATACACCTGGTGTTGCTGAACCTTGTAGAAAAATCAATGCAGATAAATCTCTTGTTTACGATTACACCTCAAAATGGAATACTGTTGCTGTTGTTAGCGACGGGAGCGCTGTTTTAGGGTTGGGCAACATAGGTGCTGAAGCTTCTTTGCCAGTTATGGAAGGTAAATCAATACTTTTTAAAGAGTTCGGTGGAGTAGACGCTTTCCCTATATGTATTTCAAGCCAGAAGACAGAAGATATAATTCAAACTGTTACCCTTATCTCTCCAGGGTTTGGAGGTATAAACCTTGAAGATATATCAGCCCCAAGATGTTTTCAGATAGAACAAGCTCTCATAGATACTCTTGATATTCCTATATTTCACGATGACCAACACGGCACAGCAATTGTTGTTCTTTCTGCTCTTTTGAATGCTTTGAAGGTAGTTGAGAAACAACTTTCAGAAGTCAAAATTGTTATCAATGGTGCTGGTGCAGCTGGTATCGCTGTCTCAAAGTTTATCCATTTTGCGGGTGCCAGAAAAATTATGTTGTGCGACACCCGAGGGATTATCTGTAAAGATAGAAAAGAGAATATGAATTTTGCTAAAGAAGATGCCTTAAAATATCTTATACCATCAAAAGAAGGAACACTTTCTGATGCTATGGAGCAGGCAGATGTTTTTATTGGGTTATCAGGTCCTGATACTGTAACTGGTGATATGGTTAAGAAGATGGCTTCTGGTTCTATTATATTAGCTTTATCAAACCCTGTCCCTGAGATTATGCCAGAAGACGCTGCAAAAGCCGGAGCAACAGTTATAGGTACAGGTAGAAGCGATATGCCTAACCAGATAAATAACCTGCTTGCTTTCCCAGGTATTTTTAGAGGGGTCTTCGATTCGAGAGCAAAAAAGATTACTGAAAATATGAAGTTAGCTGCAAGTAAAGCGATAGCTGAATATGTACCAGAAAATAAACTTAATGCTGACTATATTATGCCTTCCGCCCTGGATAAAGTGGTGCCTTTAAAAGTTGCAGAAAAAGTTGCTAAAGCGTGGTTAGAAGAGAATTAA
- a CDS encoding dipeptidase: MKRINEVEWQAALDSLKPTQKELEHGLKLHYESVVFDSYSLGVYAEGSEEWRLKHNAAVQAKIDEGASAEEIADFNGDMRQIQNIVDKQAWEDYQAIFNASGVTCIFQNAAEENQLPLRTLRRVTRHTHITDFRKDFVIKAISPSEIIKAKKENKHALYFSSNAVPLLQRWNSTEEELDLIRLFFLLGIRMMHLTYNRRNEIGDGCAEAANGGLSDFGKIVVKELNRTGVIVDIAHSGWQTSKEAALTSSKPMVASHSGCVALNNHYRCKPDDVIKAIADTGGYIGICWVSSFLGGDCGLKAVVEHIDYVAKKFGPEHVAVGSDVTGTLKREPSPNFKLPEIKNYPRGRRGWQSLWPPPVSVVDKDKIAAAQPTFAWTNWPLITVGLVQKGYKDEDIQKIIGGNVLRVAKANLEGSAYVPAEQEL, from the coding sequence ATGAAGAGAATTAATGAAGTAGAATGGCAAGCTGCTCTTGATTCTTTAAAGCCAACTCAGAAAGAACTTGAGCACGGTTTAAAACTCCACTATGAATCTGTTGTTTTTGATTCGTACTCTCTGGGGGTATATGCAGAAGGTTCCGAAGAATGGAGATTGAAGCATAATGCAGCCGTACAGGCAAAAATAGATGAAGGAGCGTCTGCAGAAGAGATAGCCGATTTCAATGGAGATATGAGACAGATACAAAACATTGTTGACAAACAGGCATGGGAGGATTACCAAGCAATCTTTAATGCTTCAGGAGTTACTTGTATTTTTCAGAACGCTGCAGAAGAGAACCAGTTGCCACTTAGAACTCTTAGAAGAGTTACAAGACATACCCATATTACAGATTTTAGGAAAGATTTTGTTATAAAGGCTATCTCCCCGTCAGAAATAATAAAAGCTAAAAAAGAGAATAAACACGCTCTATATTTTTCTTCTAACGCAGTGCCTTTATTGCAAAGATGGAATTCAACTGAAGAAGAACTTGACCTAATACGTTTGTTTTTCCTGCTTGGTATAAGGATGATGCACCTAACCTATAACCGAAGAAATGAAATAGGTGATGGGTGTGCAGAGGCAGCAAACGGTGGATTGAGCGATTTTGGTAAGATTGTTGTGAAAGAACTAAATAGGACAGGGGTGATTGTGGATATAGCTCATTCAGGTTGGCAGACCAGCAAAGAGGCCGCATTAACATCAAGTAAACCTATGGTAGCAAGCCATTCAGGTTGTGTTGCGTTAAACAACCATTATAGATGTAAACCTGATGATGTAATAAAAGCGATTGCTGACACAGGGGGTTATATAGGTATATGTTGGGTAAGTTCGTTTCTTGGTGGAGACTGTGGTTTAAAAGCTGTTGTGGAACATATCGATTATGTTGCAAAAAAATTTGGACCTGAACATGTAGCCGTGGGCTCTGATGTAACAGGGACACTTAAAAGAGAACCGTCACCTAATTTTAAGTTACCTGAAATAAAAAATTATCCTAGAGGTAGACGAGGATGGCAATCTTTGTGGCCTCCTCCTGTTTCTGTTGTTGATAAAGATAAGATTGCTGCCGCTCAACCTACCTTTGCTTGGACCAATTGGCCTCTTATAACAGTAGGGCTTGTTCAGAAAGGATATAAAGACGAAGATATCCAAAAGATTATAGGAGGCAATGTGTTGCGTGTTGCAAAGGCAAATCTTGAAGGTAGCGCCTATGTTCCAGCTGAGCAAGAATTGTAA
- a CDS encoding 50S ribosomal protein L25: MEELLFHAQLRENKGTGAARKTRLEGFIPGILYGAGHSPCSIKLERKTTERIIRQLASHNVIASLVIEQNGNEEKIKTMLKDVQIQPIKGNVLHLDFYRIRMDKPIRMQVPIQLNGEAPGLELGGIMEHELREIEIQALPGNMPELIEIDISSMQIGDTVLVKDIQLGDDVEIIDSLDRSIISIMAPRVAKEEEETDEELEEALPEQQEGATEPEVISQQKAEERRKDKDSPDKK; encoded by the coding sequence ATGGAAGAACTACTTTTTCACGCTCAACTTAGAGAAAACAAAGGCACAGGTGCTGCCAGAAAAACAAGATTAGAAGGGTTTATCCCTGGTATTTTATATGGTGCTGGCCATTCGCCTTGCTCAATAAAGCTTGAAAGAAAAACAACAGAGAGGATTATTAGGCAACTTGCTTCTCACAACGTTATTGCCTCTCTTGTTATTGAGCAGAACGGAAACGAAGAAAAAATCAAGACAATGCTTAAAGATGTACAGATACAACCCATAAAGGGGAATGTTTTACATCTTGATTTTTACAGAATTAGGATGGATAAACCTATAAGAATGCAGGTTCCTATACAATTAAACGGTGAAGCACCAGGGCTAGAACTTGGCGGTATAATGGAGCACGAACTCAGAGAGATAGAAATACAAGCCTTGCCTGGCAATATGCCTGAATTGATAGAAATAGATATTTCTTCAATGCAGATAGGAGATACTGTGCTGGTGAAAGATATTCAACTTGGAGATGATGTTGAAATAATAGATTCTCTTGACAGGTCAATTATTTCTATAATGGCTCCACGGGTAGCAAAAGAAGAAGAAGAAACTGACGAAGAACTCGAAGAGGCTTTACCAGAACAACAGGAAGGCGCAACTGAACCAGAAGTTATTAGCCAACAAAAAGCAGAGGAAAGACGTAAAGATAAAGATAGTCCGGACAAAAAATGA
- a CDS encoding MBL fold metallo-hydrolase, translating to MVKNIKWLGHASIKVETEGKNVYIDPWKLKNYSNKADLILITHSHHDHFSPNDISKLTKKDTIIIGPADVIEKIAQKEKKVLLPGQTINLNWVTIEGVPSYNIDKAFHPKNNDWLGFILRCKESSIYIAGDTDFIPEMKDIKVDVAILPVGGTYTMNPKQASEATNTIKPKVVIPIHFGDVVGTIEDAKSFESMVKESKVEILKITE from the coding sequence ATGGTAAAAAATATAAAATGGCTTGGACATGCCAGTATAAAGGTTGAAACAGAAGGAAAAAACGTTTATATTGACCCCTGGAAACTTAAAAACTATTCAAATAAAGCTGACCTAATTCTTATCACTCATTCCCATCACGACCACTTTAGCCCTAACGATATATCTAAACTTACCAAGAAAGATACTATAATAATAGGTCCGGCTGATGTTATTGAAAAGATTGCTCAAAAAGAAAAGAAAGTGTTGTTACCGGGACAAACTATAAACCTAAATTGGGTAACAATAGAAGGTGTTCCATCATATAATATAGATAAAGCGTTTCATCCTAAAAACAATGATTGGCTCGGTTTTATTCTTAGATGCAAGGAATCTTCCATATATATAGCTGGAGATACAGATTTTATCCCTGAAATGAAAGATATTAAGGTAGATGTAGCTATCCTTCCAGTAGGTGGAACATACACAATGAACCCAAAACAGGCATCTGAAGCAACAAACACTATCAAACCGAAAGTAGTTATACCTATCCACTTTGGAGATGTAGTGGGTACTATTGAAGATGCCAAGAGTTTTGAGTCGATGGTAAAAGAGAGCAAAGTAGAGATTCTAAAAATCACAGAATAA